The Fusarium oxysporum Fo47 chromosome II, complete sequence genome includes a region encoding these proteins:
- a CDS encoding uncharacterized protein (expressed protein) — translation MANNLFLATFNAYSPGLVTLYQLLLNWISTSSRVSRGTNHIHEEKGIPILDEAILSSGITGIRVLTKSAKLYNGEERCLCSRRITRSKKINRRCQTFVDSLSSREQMTKNEMSPEKRWVVFRFVSATHTDRKQFYNAVLFMGSIAVFSLIAQRLNAGK, via the coding sequence ATGGCTAACAATTTATTTTTGGCCACCTTCAATGCATATAGCCCAGGCTTAGTCACCCTTTATCAGCTCTTGTTGAACTggatctcaacatcatcgcGAGTCTCGAGAGGCACCAATCACATACACGAAGAAAAGGGAATACCTATTCTCGATGAAGCCATATTATCGTCTGGGATCACTGGAATAAGAGTTCTCACCAAATCGGCTAAGCTATACAATGGTGAAGAACGCTGTCTTTGTTCCCGTAGGATAACGAGATCTAAGAAAATAAACAGGCGCTGCCAAACCTTCGTCGACTCTTTATCGAGTCGCGaacagatgacgaagaacgAGATGTCTCCAGAAAAGCGGTGGGTCGTCTTCCGGTTTGTCTCAGCGACACATACTGATCGAAAGCAGTTCTATAACGCCGTCCTTTTCATGGGATCAATTGCTGTTTTCAGTCTCATCGCACAAAGGTTAAACGCTGGTAAATGA
- a CDS encoding GTP cyclohydrolase 1 type 2/Nif3: MRGSVLRLNRLLTTISSSARFPSSPLTRAFPLVNTRRFCSSCHSLNNSSLKMADNGAWGAWQVESSTFTKAVVAAMQKLYPEEIADKSWDNVGLLVGNSENDVKKSKKVLVTNDLTYQVAVDAIEQDVSVIVSYHPFIFGGLKSITNKDPQQATLLRLAKAGIAVYCPHTAVDAAPEGLNTWLADIVSGPHQSQRSVAIPCSTVPSSHSGAGYGAIGRFDNAVSLSEIILRLAEKLGGLKHVMVASPVGADVKTTKISSFGVCAGSGYDVLKKAEVDLLVTGETSHHSALRAIQQGQTLVQVFHSNSERGYLQEVLKPKLEAAIKENVPEAEVVVSKYDKDPFTILDVNDLK, from the exons ATGAGAGGCTCTGTTCTGAGATTGAACAGACTACTTACAACaatctcaagctcagctcGATTTCCTAGCTCACCTCTTACAAGGGCTTTTCCTCTTGTAAACACAAGAAGattctgttcttcttgtcattcTCTAAACAATTCGTCACTCAAGATGGCCGACAATGGTGCTTGGGGCGCCTGGCAGGTTGAATCTTCAACCTTCACAAAGGCAGTAGTTGCAGCTATGCAGAAGCTATACCCTGAGGAAATCGCAGATAAAAGCTGGGACAACGTTGGGCTCTTGGTAGGGAACTCAGAAAATGATGtcaagaagtcaaagaaggtcttggtgaccAATGACCTGACCTACCAAGTCGCCGTTGATGCTATTGAGCAGGATGTTAGTGTCATTGTTAGCTATC ATCCCTTCATATTTGGAGGCCTCAAGTCCATTACCAACAAGGATCCTCAGCAAGCTACTCTTCTACGCCTTGCCAAGGCTGGTATTGCTGTCTACTGCCCTCACACGGCAGTCGATGCCGCTCCCGAAGGACTCAACACATGGCTTGCAGATATTGTTTCTGGCCCTCACCAAAGCCAACGCTCTGTCGCGATCCCCTGTAGCACTGTTCCCTCCAGTCACTCTGGCGCAGGCTATGGTGCCATCGGCCGCTTCGACAATGCTGTTTCTCTCTCCGAGATCATTCTTCGTCTAGCTGAGAAACTCGGCGGTCTCAAGCACGTTATGGTAGCAAGTCCTGTTGGTGCTGATGTCAAGACTACCAAGATTAGCAGCTTTGGTGTTTGCGCTGGTAGCGGGTATGATGtgctcaagaaggctgaggttgatCTTTTGGTGACTGGCGAGACCAGCCATCACTCAGCTTTGAGAGCTATTCAACAGGGACAAACACTTGTCCAGGTCTTTCACAGCAATTCTGAAAGGGGATATCTTCAAGAAGTGCTTAAGCCCAAGTTAGAGGCTGCTATCAAGGAGAATGTTCCCGAGGCGGAGGTTGTTGTGAGCAAGTACGACAAGGATCCTTTTACTATCTTGGATGTCAATGATCTCAAATAG
- a CDS encoding adaptin N terminal region-domain-containing protein → MAVNRIRGAFAVPRKGETFELRAGLVSQYAYERKESIQKTIMAMTLGKDVSALFPDVLKNIATGDLDQKKLVYLYLMNYAKSHPDLCILAVNTFVQDSEDPNPLIRALAIRTMGCIRVDKMVDYMEEPLRKTLRDESPYVRKTAAICVAKLFDLNPQMCIENGFLEALQELIGDPNPMVVANSVTALSEITETAPETRALIVTPVTLKKLLMALNECTEWGRVTILTTLANYSASDQKESEHICERVAPQFQHVNPSVVLAAVKVVFIHMKALNPELVRSYLKKMAPPLVTLVASQPEVQYVALRNIDLLLQAKPDILSKEMRVFFCKYTDPPYVKLQKLEIMVRIANEHNYEQLLAELKEYALEVDMDFVRRAVKAIGQVAIKIENAAEKCVAALEDLISTKVNYVVQEVIVVIKDILRKYPGYEGVIPTLCKHIDELDEPTARGSLIWIVGEYAEKINNADEILESFVESFMEEFTQTQLQILTAVVKLFLKKPGSNQGLVQKVLQAATAENDNPDIRDRAYVYWRLLSSDPEVAKNIVLSQKPTITTTMTSLPPALLEQLLTELSTLASVYHKPPESFVGKGRFGADEIQRAAIQEQRQNAAENPIAASVAAASSNGSGGAPQNNIENLLDIDFDGAAPASQEQNSASATPDRVASPSAGAPSGAMADMMSMFDAPAQASGAPAPAAGPNNNMNDLMNGFEGLNFGGSSAGEPLPAAMQLQQAQGGAPQQPKKDSDDLLGLL, encoded by the exons ATGGCGGTAAATCGCATTCGCGGCGCCTTTGCCGTGCCTCGAAAGGGCGAAACCTTTGAGCTGCGCGCTGGCTTGGTTTCTCAGTATGCGTACGAGCGCAAGGAGTCGATTCAGAAGaccatcatggccatgacgTTGGGCAAGGATGTGTCGGCACTCTTCCCAGATGTGCTCAAGAACATTGCGACCGGCGATCTAgatcagaagaagcttgtATACCTCTACTTGAT GAACTACGCCAAATCGCATCCCGATCTTTGCATTCTCGCCGTTAATACATTTGTTCAAGACTCCGAAGACCCAAATCCGCTGATACGAGCACTGGCAATCCGAACAATGGGATGCATCAGAGTGGACAAGATGGTGGATTATATGGAAGAGCCCCTGAGGAAGACACTGCGGGACGAATCACCCTACGTGCGCAAAACAGCTGCCATTTGCGTCGCCAAACTCTTCGACCTCAATCCTCAGATGTGCATCGAGAACGGCTTTCTGGAGGCCCTTCAGGAGTTGATTGGTGATCCCAATCCCATGGTTGTCGCCAACTCAGTGACCGCTTTGTCTGAGATCACCGAGACGGCGCCCGAGACGAGGGCACTGATTGTCACGCCTGTGAcgttgaagaagttgctTATGGCCCTTAACGAGTGTACCGAATGGGGAAGAGTCACTATTCTGACAACCCTGGCCAACTACTCTGCATCAGATCAGAAGGAGTCGGAGCACATCTGTGAGCGTGTGGCACCTCAGTTCCAGCATGTTAATCCTAGTGTGgttcttgctgctgtcaagGTTGTCTTCATCCACATGAAGGCTCTCAACCCTGAACTTGTGAGATCATACCTCAAGAAAATGGCTCCTCCCTTGG TTACCTTGGTTGCTTCGCAGCCTGAGGTCCAATACGTCGCTCTGCGAAACATTGATCTCCTGCTCCAGGCTAAACCAGACATTCTGAGCAAGGAGATGcgcgtcttcttctgcaaaTACACTGATCCTCCCTATGTTAAGCTTCAAAAGTTGGAAATCATGGTTAGGATAGCAAACGAGCATAACTACGAACAGCTCCTTGCTGAGTTGAAGGAGTATGCCCTTGAAGTCGATATGGATTTCGTCCGAAGAGCCGTCAAGGCAATTGGCCAAGTAGCCATCAAGATTGAGAATGCCGCCGAGAAGTGTGTTGCAGCCCTCGAGGATCTCATCTCTACCAAGGTCAACTATGTTGTCCAAGAGGTGATTGTCGTTATCAAGGACATTCTGCGAAAGTACCCTGGCTACGAGGGCGTTATTCCTACACTTTGCAAGCATATTGATGAATTGGACGAGCCCACTGCCCGCGGATCTCTCATCTGGATTGTTGGAGAATatgctgagaagatcaacaatGCAGACGAGATTTTGGAGAGTTTCGTTGAGTCCTTTATGGAAGAGTTCACGCAG ACGCAACTGCAAATATTGACAGCGGTGGTGAAgctgttcttgaagaagcctgGAAGCAACCAAGGCCTTGTCCAAAAGGTTCTTCAAGCAGCGACAGCGGAGAACGATAACCCCGATATCCGCGACAGGGCATATGTCTACTGGCGTCTTCTCTCCTCTGATCCCGAAGTTGCTAAA AACATTGTTCTATCTCAAAAGCCCACGATTACGACAACCATGACAAGCCTTCCTCCGGCCCTTCTGGAGCAGCTCCTCACCGAACTTTCTACTCTAGCTTCTGTCTACCATAAGCCTCCCGAGTCGTTCGTGGGTAAGGGTCGTTTCGGTGCCGATGAGATCCAGCGAGCAGCTATCCAAGAACAACGACAAAACGCTGCCGAGAACCCTATCGCTGCGTCAGTTGCTGCCGCTTCATCCAACGGATCTGGTGGTGCTCCTCAAAACAATATTGAGAATTTGTTGGATATCGACTTCGATGGCGCCGCGCCTGCATCTCAAGAACAGAACAGTGCTTCAGCAACTCCCGATAGAGTGGCCAGCCCATCCGCTGGTGCGCCTTCAGGTGCCATGGCTGATATGATGAGCATGTTTGATGCGCCGGCGCAGGCTTCTGGAGCTCCTGCACCTGCTGCAGGtcccaacaacaacatgaaTGACTTGATGAACGGTTTCGAAGGATTGAACTTTGGTGGCTCGTCAGCAGGCGAGCCCCTACCAGCAGCAATGCAGCTACAACAGGCCCAAGGAGGCGCTCCTCAACAGCCCAAGAAGGACAGTGACGATTTGCTGGGTCTTTTGTAG
- a CDS encoding Vps51/Vps67-domain-containing protein, whose amino-acid sequence MSTIASPRDPPRRTPTNSNRPSFETSRSALASPVLTQGPTQPPGPPQQQQRKTSSNRAALREYYNLRASAPRIEIPDSEVPATEIDAPDFNADEYVAKIVEKSSLEELLRLYTRVVGEVRALDAEKKALVYDNYSKLITATETIRKMRANMDPLNPMASTLDPAIAQIYSQASSIRDALRETVPSPDSEEGKKRDAATRQQRTRELAAQVLATPERLRALVSEGKIAQARKEWVMPRKLLESWKEKGLGGTDVEECIEEGDDALRPVDNRSSASSPRISRDERLSRDERRSRDSRVSKDGRS is encoded by the exons ATGTCTACAATAGCCTCACCACGCGATCCTCCTCGCCGTACTCCCACAAACTCCAACCGTCCCTCCTTCGAAACCTCCCGGTCCGCACTGGCGTCTCCCGTCCTCACACAAGGACCTACACAGCCTCCTGGCCCccctcagcaacagcaacgcAAAACGTCTTCCAATCGCGCTGCTCTCCGCGAGTACTACAATCTGCGCGCCTCGGCCCCTCGTATAGAGATTCCCGATTCTGAAGTCCCAGCTACAGAGATCGATGCCCCTGACTTCAACGCCGATGAATATGTCGCCAagattgttgagaagagcagTCTTGAGGAGCTTTTGAGGCTATATACACGAGTTGTGGGAGAAGTGCGCGCGCTGGAtgcggagaagaaggctttggTATACGACAATTACAGTAAGCTTATTACAGCAACAGAGACTATTCGCAAG ATGAGAGCAAATATGGATCCTCTGAATCCTATGGCCTCAACACTCGACCCGGCAATCGCACAAATCTACAGCCAAGCATCCTCCATCCGAGATGCCCTTCGGGAAACCGTTCCCTCACCAGATTCTGAGGAGGGCAAGAAACGAGACGCAGCAACCAGACAACAACGGACAAGAGAACTCGCAGCACAGGTTCTAGCGACACCTGAAAGATTACGTGCTCTTGTTAGTGAGGGAAAGATAGCGCAAGCGCGCAAAGAGTGGGTGATGCCACGAAAACTGCTAGAATCATGGAAAGAGAAAGGACTTGGTGGCACTGACGTCGAAGAGTGCATTGAAGAGGGTGATGATGCGTTGAGACCAGTCGACAATAGAAGCAGCGCTTCAAGTCCAAGGATATCAAGGGACGAACGACTATCAAGAGATGAAAGACGATCAAGAGATAGCCGTGTGTCAAAAGACGGACGGTCATGA
- a CDS encoding bola protein: MSQITDESLREAIKQRLEATHVEVTDMSGGCGQAFNSVIVSPQFQGLNSLKRHRLVNAALKDEIAIIHAWTAKCQTPEEYAKTSAANDTAQAQP, from the exons ATGTCGCAAATCACAGACGAGTCCCTACGTGAGGCCATCAAGCAGCGCCTCGAAGCTACTCACGTTGAAGTCACAGACATGTCTG GTGGCTGTGGTCAAGCCTTCAACTCTGTCATCGTCTCTCCTCAATTCCAGGGCCTCAACTCTCTCAAGCGTCACCGCCTCGTCAACGCCGCCCTCAAGGACGAAATCGCCATTATTCACGCCTGGACCGCCAAGTGCCAGACACCCGAGGAGTACGCAAAGACGAGCGCAGCCAACGACACCGCGCAAGCGCAGCCATAG
- a CDS encoding SKI complex subunit tetratricopeptide repeat protein SKI3: MDSQEESFSIPDFPPRDPSLETRPVPDKRSFNIRSFGPGADPAIQKTSRYLSDVDLDIRPSDYSDEPEFDSQVFERERPFNRWIRGNEDWLGYKKRSDDVRKLLSAVEAHQNKTRGPLGQAATDPTWGYFVFVTSYSNLACQKLNQALENLVQATLRSLRLMSPSLYSEEATKRFKLEVIEDKEALENASEDRVREEFRAHLRSLGVLEDDLMFRGIGTSRFSACILLDEQTISRLATFSFCLDIERDEPRLARVFVRMIDPKWDYPAEPYPEAVDDDGVPYRGGDDCPVTALAELYRIMDGNLMGEYPFLEQRELPQAWWGTLQHNRNLAIMSGTKAALKAINDAIRQQKFDDAVSKAKELLEKDPKNYQAHIFLAFALDKKDRLDLAQETYRSATWLRPQEAQAWQGLIKLFEKQSNKKLADYHQAVVNLAQIHRDADDMYKCQDVVDKFIDFARVQGDETQYAEALSIQLPESPLYPILEGRFPHPAKTYETIAHILEKAEKHRINTLIGERRTKLGAKLTEVTLDAKREVYSQSKLEHIYRQLINWTNDDDLRRQYEEKLLQLCYDRLLVAPTGAEKDAERQKVLDLANGMVAIKYPYKLAWDISIEWQDKKEIREWDVDVLRAYCSFFPDSDLYKVITSYLTSPISPFPPEKPQEKAKAALNESDESSDDDDGGVPTLVVPLTDEDRLIMITEGITTADSILAYRLTGQYLLHIGEYESTVELMRKGLALLTQERKKTGLSFANAEDSYYLSLGTALVYYQSPRHHKEAKELFDKVLERDNTSTSALIGVGLIYEEEEEYDEAIEYLTRALERDQTNIRVKSEAAWVKALKGDWQTAKDELHECLEPLEKQDTASKELLGETQHRLGVCLWNIDTSKAARKQRKGESAYAYWLSALNNNLNYAPTYTHLGTYYADYAKDKGRSRRCFQKALELSHAEVVAAERLARSFADDGDWDRVELVARRVVDSGKVKPPPGSKRKGISWPFAALGVAELNKQDFHKAIVSFQAALRISPEDYHSWVGLGESYHSSGRHIAATKAILNAQRLEEETEADISGDTWFTKYMLANIKRELGEYDESIALYRSVIETHPGEEGVIIALLQTTVDNALSSVEKGLFGKAVQLATETIEYAKTTEGSVLETFNFWKAIADACSVFSSVQSRTRDLPCESISELLKKGSQDAYEIFASVDKVGTDVVFAKGLYADDEQPGVDLTRCIHATILCHKQGVHISSNDRHAQAVAYYNLGWAEHRAHICLPSEIRKKSSSYVKAAVRSFKRAIELEAGNSEFWNALGVVTSEINPAVAQHAFARSLYLNERSPAAWTNLGTLALLSGDVELANEIFTRAQSTDPDYAHAWLGQGFVALLHGDAKEARGLFTHAMEIADASSVPTRRHYSSSLFDHILSSPPNEINVESLIQPLFALNQYQSLKSDDLAFGHLTTLFQERTRESSRAVDALEKISSSVEADYESTESPQSLAKFALAKTDLARAYLASGSYEKAVECGELALGLSSEEAENELSSEQRKRARLSAHLTVGLAQYYNNQFDEAITYFESALEESDGNPDAVCLLAQVLWAQGAESSRERAREALFEVIEKHPEHVQSVLLLGVVALLDNDEDSLEAVVEELNGLRTNHKVTASEQSHIGEVLRAIATLGEGRTEEDMRTQVQTDIMLYPDLPHGWSALAQSTGDEYAAQMALKVAARGIPPKGLLEAQDLAKAYAGTSTAGDAQRAAFLAPWEQSGWTSLAAATEGI; encoded by the exons ATGGACTCTCAAGAAGAATCGTTTTCTATACCAGATTTTCCACCACGAGATCCTTCTCTCGAAACTCGCCCTGTCCCTGACAAGCGCTCTTTTAACATCCGCTCATTCGGTCCTGGTGCTGATCCAGCCATTCAGAAAACATCCCGATATCTCAGCGATGTAGACCTGGATATCCGGCCCTCAGATTACAGTGATGAACCTGAATTTGATAGTCAAGTGTTTGAAAGAGAGAGGCCCTTCAATCGGTGGATCCGTGGCAATGAAGACTGGTTAGGCTACAAAAAGAGGTCTGACGATGTGCGCAAGCTTCTCTCCGCCGTAGAGGCACATCAAAATAAGACACGAGGACCACTCGGACAGGCAGCCACGGATCCAACATGGGGTTATTTCGTCTTTGTCACATCTTATTCCAATCTGGCGTGCCAAAAACTCAACCAAGCCCTGGAGAACCTGGTTCAGGCCACACTCAGAAGCTTAAGGCTAATGTCACCATCTCTTTATAGTGAGGAAGCAACTAAAAGATTCAAGCTTGAAGTCATTGAAGACAAAGAGGCTCTAGAGAATGCGTCAGAAGATCGAGTAAGAGAGGAATTCCGTGCTCATCTCAGAAGTCTCGGGGTACTTGAAGACGACCTCATGTTCAGAGGAATTGGTACAAGCAGGTTCTCAGCATgcatccttcttgatgaacaAACAATCAGCAGATTGGCCACTTTTTCCTTCTGCCTCGACATTGAAAGGGATGAGCCTCGTCTTGCCAGAGTCTTTGTGAGGATGATCGATCCAAAATGGGACTATCCTGCGGAGCCCTACCCAGAGgcagttgatgatgacggtgtGCCATATAGAGGCGGAGATGACTGCCCTGTTACTGCTCTCGCAGAGCTCTATCGCATTATGGACGGAAATTTGATGGGGGAGTATCCTTTCTT AGAACAAAGGGAGCTCCCACAAGCTTGGTGGGGTACCCTCCAACACAACAGAAATCTAGCCATCATGTCAGGGACAAAGGCAGCCCTCAAGGCCATTAACGATGCTATTCGCCAGCAAAAGTTTGACGATGCGGTGAGCAAGGCAAAGGAGCTACTGGAAAAGGATCCCAAGAACTACCAAGC TCACATTTTCCTAGCCTTTGCCTTAGATAAGAAGGACAGGCTTGACCTAGCTCAGGAGACTTATCGATCTGCGACGTGGCTTCGTCCCCAGGAGGCACAAGCATGGCAGGGTTTGATCAAGCTCTTTGAGAAGCAAAGCAACAAGAAGCTGGCAGATTACCACCAGGCAGTCGTTAATCTGGCGCAGATTCAtcgagatgctgatgatatGTACAAATGTCAAGATGTTGTGGACAAATTTATTGACTTTGCAAGAGTTCAAGGTGATGAGACACAATATGCTGAAGCACTTTCGATCCAACTCCCGGAAAGCCCTCTATACCCTATCCTTGAGGGCCGGTTCCCTCACCCAGCAAAGACATATGAGACGATAGCGCACATCTTAgagaaggctgagaaacacCGGATAAATACTCTCATCGGAGAGCGACGAACCAAACTGGGCGCTAAACTCACCGAGGTCACCCTTGACGCCAAGCGGGAAGTTTACAGCCAGAGTAAACTTGAGCACATTTATCGACAACTCATCAACTGGACAAATGACGATGATTTGAGACGGCAGTATGAAGAaaagcttctccagctttGTTATGATCGTCTCCTGGTCGCTCCAACGGGCGCTGAAAAGGACGCTGAACGTCAGAAAGTGCTCGATCTTGCCAACGGCATGGTTGCCATAAAATATCCTTATAAGCTTGCTTGGGATATTTCTATAGAGTGGcaggacaagaaggagattCGAGAATGGGACGTGGATGTCCTCCGAGCTTACTGTTCATTCTTTCCCGACAGTGATCTTTACAAAGTTATCACAAGCTACCTGACAAGCCCAATCTCACCATTCCCACCGGAGAAGCCACAAGAAAAGGCGAAGGCAGCCCTGAATGAGTCAGACGAAAGTTccgacgacgacgatggtGGAGTCCCTACCCTTGTGGTTCCTTTGACCGATGAGGATCGACTCATCATGATAACCGAAGGCATTACTACTGCTGATTCTATTCTCGCGTACCGACTCACTGGCCAATATCTTCTTCACATTGGAGAGTATGAGAGTACTGTTGAGCTTATGCGCAAGGGATTGGCTCTATTAACACAGGAGCGTAAGAAGACAGGCCTTTCATTCGCAAATGCCGAAGACTCTTATTACCTTTCGCTCGGAACAGCACTAGTCTATTACCAGTCCCCCAGACATCACAAAGAGGCGAAGGAGCTGTTCGACAAAGTTCTGGAGCGGGATAACACCTCCACTTCCGCCTTGATCGGTGTTGGTCTGATTtacgaggaagaagaggagtACGATGAAGCTATCGAGTATCTTACTCGGGCTTTGGAACGTGATCAAACAAACATCAGGGTAAAGTCTGAGGCCGCCTGGGTCAAAGCACTCAAGGGAGATTGGCAAACCGCAAAGGATGAACTGCACGAATGTCTGGAGCCGCTGGAAAAACAAGACACTGCATCAAAGGAGTTGCTGGGTGAGACGCAGCATCGCCTGGGAGTATGCCTCTGGAACATCGATACCAGTAAGGCTGCACGAAAACAACGAAAAGGAGAGTCCGCGTACGCATACTGGCTTAGTGCCCTGAACAATAACCTCAATTACGCACCCACATACACGCACCTAGGAACATACTATGCCGACTATGCGAAGGATAAAGGCAGATCGCGACGTTGCTTCCAGAAAGCACTGGAGCTGTCTCATGCCGAAGTGGTTGCAGCCGAAAGACTTGCACGCTCTTTTGCGGACGACGGAGACTGGGATAGAGTCGAGCTCGTCGCCCGCCGAGTTGTTGACTCTGGCAAGGTAAAGCCGCCACCAGGATCTAAGAGGAAGGGCATTAGCTGGCCATTTGCTGCACTCGGCGTGGCTGAGCTCAATAAGCAAGACTTCCATAAGGCTATTGTGTCTTTCCAAGCAGCGCTTCGTATTAGCCCCGAAGATTACCATTCCTGGGTCGGTCTCGGGGAGAGCTACCACAGTTCCGGTCGGCACATCGCTGCCACTAAGGCTATTCTGAATGCACAAAGGCTGGAGGAAGAAACTGAAGCAGATATTTCTGGAGACACCTGGTTTACCAAGTATATGCTTGCTAACATTAAGCGTGAACTGGGCGAGTATGACGAATCTATCGCTCTCTACAGGTCCGTCATTGAGACGCACCCTGGGGAGGAGGGTGTTATTATCGCCTTGCTCCAAACAACAGTCGACAACGCCCTTTCATCTGTCGAGAAAGGATTATTCGGAAAAGCAGTCCAGCTTGCAACCGAGACCATTGAGTATGCAAAGACAACCGAAGGCAGTGTTCTTGAGACTTTCAACTTCTGGAAAGCCATAGCTGATGCATGCtctgtcttctcttctgttCAGAGTCGCACGCGTGATTTGCCCTGCGAATCCATTAGtgagcttctcaagaagggcTCACAGGACGCTTATGAGATTTTCGCCAGTGTTGACAAGGTTGGCACTGATGTGGTCTTCGCAAAGGGCTTGTATGCAGATGATGAGCAGCCTGGGGTTGATCTCACCCGATGTATCCACGCTACGATTTTGTGCCACAAGCAAGGTGTTCACATTTCGTCTAATGATCGCCACGCGCAAGCCGTGGCTTATTACAATTTGGGATGGGCAGAACATCGCGCGCATATTTGCCTGCCATCTGAGATCAGGAAGAAGTCCAGCAGCTACGTCAAAGCTGCGGTGAGGTCATTCAAGCGTGCTATCGAGTTAGAAGCTGGAAATTCGGAGTTTTGGAATGCCCTTGGTGTAGTAACCAGCGAGATCAACCCTGCAGTAGCACAGCATGCTTTCGCCCGAAGTTTGTACCTAAACGAGAGAAGCCCTGCGGCCTGGACGAATTTGGGAACTCTCGCCCTTTTGTCCGGAGATGTTGAGCTGGCTAACGAGATCTTCACGAGGGCCCAGTCAACTGACCCTGACTATGCACACGCTTGGCTAGGACAAGGATTTGtggctcttcttcatggtGATGCCAAAGAAGCCCGAGGACTATTCACCCATGCAATGGAGATTGCAGATGCATCTTCAGTACCTACCAGGCGTCACTACTCAAGCTCCCTCTTCGATCATATTCTTTCATCGCCTCCCAATGAAATTAACGTTGAATCGCTCATTCAACCACTCTTCGCTCTCAATCAATATCAAAGCCTCAAATCTGATGACCTGGCATTTGGTCACTTGACGACACTATTTCAAGAGCGTACCAGAGAGAGCAGCCGTGCTGTTGATGCACTAGAAAAGATCTCCTCGAGCGTTGAGGCCGATTACGAAAGCACCGAATCCCCTCAAAGTCTCGCCAAGTTTGCTCTGGCCAAAACGGATCTAGCACGAGCATACCTCGCTTCTGGTTCATACGAGAAGGCAGTTGAGTGTGGCGAGCTAGCACTAGGCTTGAGCAGCGAGGAGGCAGAGAACGAGCTCTCAAGTGAACAACGCAAGAGAGCTCGCTTGTCTGCACATCTCACTGTAGGATTGGCACAGTACTACAACAACCAGTTCGATGAAGCGATCACGTATTTTGAGTCTGCTCTGGAGGAGTCTGATGGCAACCCCGATGCTGTATGCTTGTTGGCTCAAGTACTTTGGGCTCAGGGAGCCGAGTCGTCTCGAGAGAGAGCTCGTGAAGCACTGTTTGAGGTGATCGAAAAACATCCCGAACACGTACAGtcagttcttcttcttggtgtgGTGGCTTTGTTGGACAATGACGAGGATTCTTTGGAAGCAGTTGTCGAAGAACTTAACGGTCTTCGCACCAATCACAAGGTAACAGCCTCAGAGCAGTCGCACATTGGTGAAGTGCTACGGGCCATAGCCACGCTTGGAGAAGGACGCACGGAAGAGGATATGAGAACACAGGTACAGACAGATATCATGCTCTACCCTGACCTACCTCATGGTTGGTCTGCTCTGGCCCAATCTACAGGCGATGAGTACGCGGCTCAGATGGCGCTCAAGGTCGCAGCAAGGGGCATTCCTCCAAAGGGGTTATTGGAAGCACAGGATCTAGCAAAGGCATATGCTGGAACATCTACTGCTGGAGATGCTCAGCGAGCAGCGTTCTTGGCGCCTTGGGAACAGAGTGGCTGGACATCGCTGGCCGCTGCCACTGAGGGCATTTAA